A genomic segment from Streptomyces antibioticus encodes:
- a CDS encoding carboxylate-amine ligase, producing the protein MSVRIGVEEEFHVLEVESGLLVPRADPILRRLPRRTFTTELHRSTVESNSEVHTSLDDLHTDLVTTRRRLDAAAASLGLAVVAAGTAPLAPAVAPHPTEGARYRHMVEDYRTVADEQLICGAQVHVDVPDRDTAVRIMCAISPWVPVLLALSASSPFWQGTDTGYASWRTLLWQRWPTAGPAGCFASADEYDAMVSDLVRTGTISDAGMIYYDLRPSDHLKTLELRVCDSCPRAETVVLVAGLFRALVTDARDRLDHRRAHGGAPECDGRHEWLRGASWRAARAGLEGNLVDPETHREAPAAQVVRTLLARLRPALEAHGDLETVRALAEAALADGSAARRIRRTAQDEDLLACVDMLIAETRGERAPRGTAGMRTDTPRENLPAADVTGPAPSVRPLTRR; encoded by the coding sequence GTGAGCGTTCGTATCGGAGTGGAGGAGGAGTTCCACGTCCTGGAGGTGGAGAGCGGGCTGCTCGTGCCACGCGCCGACCCCATCCTGCGACGACTGCCCCGGCGTACCTTCACCACCGAGCTGCACCGTTCCACGGTGGAGTCCAACAGCGAGGTGCACACCTCCCTGGACGACCTCCACACCGACCTCGTCACCACCAGACGGCGCCTCGACGCGGCCGCCGCCTCGCTGGGGCTCGCCGTGGTCGCCGCCGGCACCGCCCCGCTCGCCCCCGCCGTCGCCCCGCACCCCACCGAGGGCGCGCGCTACCGCCACATGGTCGAGGACTACCGCACGGTCGCCGACGAACAGCTCATCTGCGGCGCCCAGGTCCACGTGGACGTGCCCGACCGCGACACCGCCGTACGGATCATGTGCGCGATCTCGCCCTGGGTGCCCGTCCTGCTCGCCCTCTCCGCCAGCTCGCCGTTCTGGCAGGGCACCGACACCGGCTACGCGAGCTGGCGCACCCTGCTGTGGCAGCGCTGGCCCACCGCCGGCCCGGCCGGCTGCTTCGCGAGTGCCGACGAGTACGACGCCATGGTGAGCGACCTGGTGCGGACCGGCACCATCAGCGACGCCGGGATGATCTACTACGACCTCCGCCCGTCCGACCACCTGAAGACCCTCGAACTGCGCGTCTGCGACTCCTGCCCGCGCGCCGAGACCGTCGTGCTCGTCGCCGGACTGTTCCGCGCCCTGGTGACCGACGCCCGCGACCGCCTCGACCACCGGCGCGCCCACGGCGGCGCCCCCGAGTGCGACGGCCGGCACGAATGGCTGCGCGGCGCCTCCTGGCGGGCCGCCCGCGCCGGACTCGAAGGCAACCTGGTGGACCCCGAGACCCACCGGGAGGCACCCGCGGCCCAGGTCGTGCGCACGCTGCTCGCGCGGCTGCGCCCCGCCCTGGAGGCGCACGGCGACCTGGAGACCGTCCGCGCGCTGGCCGAGGCGGCCCTCGCCGACGGCAGCGCGGCCCGCCGCATCCGCCGTACGGCACAGGACGAGGACCTGCTCGCCTGTGTCGACATGCTGATCGCCGAGACCCGCGGGGAACGCGCGCCCCGCGGCACGGCCGGCATGCGCACCGATACCCCCCGTGAGAACCTTCCCGCCGCCGACGTGACGGGCCCCGCCCCGTCCGTACGGCCGCTGACCCGCAGGTGA